The window tggatattttttctcCAGCTTAGTTATGTAAGTTGTGtatattaagtaataatttttcttatccttattatgtttgttatatgtttttattttatttttaaacttgttgCTCTTTACCGgacctttaaaacaaatacatgaagacttgtagaaataactataaaatgagtGACAGTTCTGAGTATTTGGgttttaatgagttttaaacgaatatatgtatttctcataagAAGACAATAGCATTGACATGTTGACATTGGGCATATAAGCTATTTTATCAGGCAAGAAGAGTGAGCAGGTGGAGATGTTGTTGCCGCCATTGTGTCTGTCGGGATTGTCTGTTGTATCTCCTGTTGTGgttgtgtttgtttttgtttatcttttatttgatgggtaatatgtaaacaaaaatcattgtTCGTTGTATTTATCAGAGTTCATAACTTACTCTGTTGTTTTTTGTTTAGGTAATTTCATTGATCTTGGTTGccgtcttcgtcttcttcgttgcgaaagtaagtttgtaaattgttaaatagctgatcgtgtagtttgtatttgtttagctgACTCGATGTATGTGTCATTGAGTTTTAGTTGAGGTGATTGGTTtggtatatttattttgaagtttatttctAATATTAGACAAAAAAAGAGGTGATCATTAATGATTCGTCTTTTTTGGAATTatagtttttggtgttttgattgtttgggtTGTTGTGGTTTTTTTTAAGTTGTAAAATAAAGGTTTGTGTAAAATTAGTTTGATAAGTAAGGGAGATAAATAGACGACCACAAAATTTGGGTaggaaatatttttgattattgatgttAGTACAATATAGATGGTAATATAAAGGGAATTGTGTATTGATTGTTTCTTACGGATCAATGAGGAGACGGATAACGACTCGAGTTGTTTCTTTACTAAGGTCAAAACCTTGGACATAACGGATTTGCCCAACCACATCTGCAAGTTTAAATATCATTTATGACAAAGACAGATATTATAAACCCATatgcaatatgataatatacctGAGAGTTCTAGCACCCATGATGACTTCATCAATAATAGTTGGTGAGATGAAACAAATGAGAAATGGATGATCAATTATCTTGTACATGCTTGAGCACctaacaacctcaaaacattcaACTTTCACAATGGAACCGGTTTTCAAAGATGACATGTAATGATTAGCACGTCCGGCGGGAATAAACCCATGAATAACGAAATctgcaaataatattatttaacaaagaatcaggaaatcaattaaaaacaaCTATATTAAATAAGTGTGATAAATTGAAGATTAACTTATCTTTTCATCAAGGAAAAGAACCGTGATTCCTATAAACTCACTGTCTTTCTTGAAGTTCATGAAATCCCATAAGCGAGGAGGTTAGAGGCTATGCTCTGACTACTACAACCAACACGGAGAGACTCGAAGGTTGAGTGACGGATGCCGAGAATGCCGGTTTGAGGAACTGGAGAGGCAGATAGACATTTTCTAGAAGATTGTTAAAACCAAGAGGAAACAATGAGTTTTGTGGAGatgcagaatggattcatcaaagatgagaatcatatatatatggtttacaGAAATGCTATAAATCAGGAACATTTAAGATCAAGCGATTTAAGATGGGGAGATGAAGAGTTCACCGGTGAAAAATAGATTACGAATAGACACAAGGGCACAACTCTGTAACTCAGATTTGTTTGAGACAATGATGAAAAGAACTCTAACTCGTGTTAAACGAAGACAATTTACAATatggaaaaaatataattgttgtttttttcatataacgtgattaatctcatttaaaaatgaaacttaTAATACACTTGTAAGTCCGATCTACAGAGAAAACTGAAAAAGCAAAGGTTTCTGactttcataaatatatattagtttcagtcatgtacaaagtatcctttaataaagtatattttagtttactgatataaatattaatgtttATATCTAAATAATTTGGATTCGAGCCACAAGCACACTTTTTAAAAGTGCGACCCACCAAAATGTTGATGTGTCGCCTCATGTAAAAGGTACTgtactattatattatagattacTACGTATCTTAAATAATGTTTCAATATTAACACACGAAATTAGGTTTAAAAATTCTCTATTACATGCTTTTGTAAAATTGAAATTAAGAAACGTTTAATCTTTTATCTTTTAagcaaaaaatatcattaattattcATATAAGCACAATTCgatcaataataaaataaaatgatttaaagATTCTCTATGTAAGCGTGTACACAAACCGTATAAATAtcagttttatatattttgcgTGGTTCACGATTGCTTATAGACTTGTATATAGTCAATGGGATTTAATGTTTTATCATACCCTAACAGCTTACAAATTACTGTTGGTGTATTAAATGCTATACCTTTTCATCTAGAGACCTTAAAATCAACTAACAATAATTGAGAAAATTCACACATATCGTTCTATATTTTAAATCGTCTATTTTAAGAATTTATTTGCTTTAACCAATTCTTGTTAGTATGAGCACTCATAACATCACGATCGGCAACCAACAATAACTAATCTTTGGCCATCTACTATGTACATCACAATTCGTATATATACTCGTACTCTTCTGGATTAGTTATATACTCGGTCGATAGGAATATAAACAATAGGAATATATACTCGTACTCTTCTGGATTATAATTGGGTCGTGCGAAGAGCATACAAGTattctttgtcaaaaaaaagagagtatacAGGTATTGTTCTATTGTCAGTTTTATCTTATAAAAGGAAGAGATATTATTAGCATATCCGATCAAGATGACTGTTTGTTTAACTTGGGTCTTTCCGACTGATGgttcttaaattaataatattatataaaaactgatattaaaattttttttttgcaagagATGTATATGCGTTAAGGATGAGCACGAATCAAATATTAGGTTTTGAAATATTTGTGATCTGATCTGTTTCATCCGAATAATCAATAATTTAATTTCATCCGCTACCGAAATGTGAGaaattttggtattttgatatttgaattttttttatatatttttaatcatttatcCAATTTGATTcgtaaaaacaaaattaatattttttaaaagtatataaataaataattcaattaaataaaattcttaagtttctatacaaaatatattaattttatattatataaccaTTTATGTTTTGtgcttattttaattttatcattgATCGAAATTGTAGTTGGCTAAATAGTTAATGATTATATTTAGAagagaattattatttttaatctgTACGAATAATTCTAAATGTCATCTATATAAAAACAGAAAAGAGTATTTTATTATTGTGAGTATACGACCCATTACATGTGTACCTAAAAAGGATTTCATGGTACACGATTATAAAATTTGTGCGGCATGTGTCAGACTGTCAGGTTGGTGAAAACAACACCAAAGGAAAATACACAACCATTTTCACACGGTGTCAATAACTTATGATTGCTTTGTCAATAGATATTACAATCAGAAATCGAAGTATATGCCAATATGTGAATGCAGAAAAGTATATACCACTCATCTATAATTTTGTCAACGTCTTTCAAACTATCATTTGTTTGACTGATTCTCTTTATTTCTAATTTAAGAATTCTTATAAAAGGGGGTGTCGCTTTCTTCAacaagttttgaaaatttttttcTTCCGGTGTAGCCTTTATTCAATTCCATGACAGAACCAGAGTTGACAAGACATTACGTGCTCTGTAATAACTCGACTCGCTTCTTATATTCATGTCAAAACTTAAAAGAGTTTCAAGTTTGGTCTCATATCAAGATTACAAAAGATGGCAGAAAGGGTAGAAGCATCTGTTACAGATGGAGAAAGTACGATCGAAGAAAGAGACAGAGAACTTATGAGGGAATTTGAGGAGAGACTCGATCAACCCATGGATGAAGAAGCTAATATGCTCAAGGACATGAACAAAGAAAAGGTAACTACTTACTCTGTTTTACTCTGCTTCACTCTGTTTCAGTTTCATATAGatagttgaccaaaaaaaggagaaaattttaggttttttaATTGTGTTTTCAGGGCCTATCGACGTTGATGCTACTGAGACTATCATTCCAAAGTCTAGGGATAGTTTACGGCGATTTAGGGACTTCTCCATTGTATGTGTTCTACAATACATTCCCTGATGGGATTAAAGATAGTGAAGATGTCATCGGAGCTCTTTCTTTGATCATTTACTCTCTTCTGCTCATACCTCTCATCAAGTATGTCTTCATTGTCTGCAAAGCTAATGACAATGGTCAAGGTAAGCTTTTAAAAAGCTTGATCGTTGTTTTGAAACCAAACCGGTTTAGTTTATATACTAATTAATGAATGTTTGTGTGCAGGTGGGACTTTAGCTATATACTCATTGCTTTGTAGACATGCTAAAGTGAATCTCATCCCAAATCAGCAACGCAGCGATGAGGATCTCACGACTTATAGTCGAACTTTAGTAGCTGAAGGATCTTTCGCTGCTAAAACAAAGAAGTGGTTGGAGAGTAGACATTCCAAGAAGAGAGCACTTCTTGTCGTTGTTCTTCTAGGGACGTGTATGATGATAGGTGATGGTATCTTAACCCCAGCCATCTCCGGTAACTAAGAAGCTTCTCTCCCTTTCTTTCTTGACATTTTCACTCAGACCTTTCAGTTTACAAAACCTTCTTTTTAACAGTTCTTTCAGCCACTGGTGGGATCAGAGTCAACAATCCAAAGATGAGCAGCGGTAACATGTCAAATTCAGTTTTcatatcttttttgtttttgctcaCTTGCTATGATCATGTTGTTTTGCAGACATCGTTGTGCTTGTGTCCGTCATCCTTTTAATTGGACTGTTCAGTATGCAACACTATGGTACAGACAAGGTAGGATGGCTCTTTGCGCCTATCGTTCTTATTTGGTTCCTCTTCATTGGAGCCACTGGCATATACAACATCTGCAAACACGATACAAGCGTTTTAAAAGCGTTTTCgccaaaatatatatacttgtaCTTCAAAAGAAGAGGGCGAGATGGTTGGATTTCGCTCGGTGGCATTCTTCTCAGCATAACAGGTAAAAGTAGCTTCAAAGAGATTTTTTTAGAGCTAtctttaaaatgttttaatagGTACAAAGTCTCACATCGGAAGTTGGAAGCTATCTTTAAAATGTTTCCTTTGAAAAAATTGTAGGCACGGAGGCACTATTCGCGGACATTTCTTATTTCCCTTTACAAGCGATACAGCTAGCCTTTACACTTTTTGTGTTCCCTTGTCTTCTACTAGCATACTGCGGACAAGCTGCGTTTCTTGTGAACCACAAGGAACATTATAAAGACGCCTTCTATGCATCTATCCCTGGTTTGTCCTAAACATTTTTCAAAAGCTTTACTGGTCTTGAATTTATAGTGTGCTCTTCCAGAATACTGAAGCTCTTATTTGGGACAAAGTCCCATGttagaagttaaaaaaaatcttaattattATAAAGGATATGAGTCAATCTAGTTACTgtcatttgttttattttatttggaaaCTTGTCTGATTTAATATGATATCATAGCCCGAAAACTCTAATCCATAGTCGATATTTGGTCCGATATCCTGAGATTAATGGTCAAAGAACTATCATGtaattttaagttggaagctcATCTTACTAAGTCTCTTTTGCTTTGACCCCATAGAAAGCGTATATTGGCCGATGTTAATAGTGGCGACCGGAGCTGCATTCGTTGGGAGCCAAGCTACCATCTCAGGGACTTATTCGATAATCAAACAGGCTGTGTCTCATGGATGTTTCCCTCGAGTTAAAATTGTTCACACTTCCAAGAAGTTCCTAGGTCAGATCTATTGCCCTGATATTAACTGGATACTCATGATTGGTTGCATCACCGTCACTGCTAGTTTCAAGAACCAGACCGAGATCGGAAATGCATACGGTAAGATGTACAAGGATTAGAGGTTGGCATTTTGGTTAGATTTTAA of the Brassica rapa cultivar Chiifu-401-42 chromosome A03, CAAS_Brap_v3.01, whole genome shotgun sequence genome contains:
- the LOC103861069 gene encoding potassium transporter 9; the encoded protein is MAERVEASVTDGESTIEERDRELMREFEERLDQPMDEEANMLKDMNKEKGLSTLMLLRLSFQSLGIVYGDLGTSPLYVFYNTFPDGIKDSEDVIGALSLIIYSLLLIPLIKYVFIVCKANDNGQGGTLAIYSLLCRHAKVNLIPNQQRSDEDLTTYSRTLVAEGSFAAKTKKWLESRHSKKRALLVVVLLGTCMMIGDGILTPAISVLSATGGIRVNNPKMSSDIVVLVSVILLIGLFSMQHYGTDKVGWLFAPIVLIWFLFIGATGIYNICKHDTSVLKAFSPKYIYLYFKRRGRDGWISLGGILLSITGTEALFADISYFPLQAIQLAFTLFVFPCLLLAYCGQAAFLVNHKEHYKDAFYASIPESVYWPMLIVATGAAFVGSQATISGTYSIIKQAVSHGCFPRVKIVHTSKKFLGQIYCPDINWILMIGCITVTASFKNQTEIGNAYGTAVVVVMLVTTLLMVLTMLLVWRRHWIFVLVFTILSLLVELSYFSAVILKVNEGGWVPLMIAAISLLVMFVWNYVTVKKYEFEVHSRVSMSWILGLGPSLGLVRVPGIGLVHSELASGVPRIFSHFITNLPAIHSVVVFVCVKNLPVYTVPEEERFLVKRIGPKTFRMFRCVARYGYKDLHRKDDDFENKLLDHLFSFIQTETMMESDSNYSPYSFNHRQDSRDELIRNNNNHGRKDKNMVMFSSMVDYTESAIVPADSPHSAMSFSQNYPVEEEEEEEEDELEFLKICKETGVVHIMGNTVVKARKGSLLPKKIAIDYVYRFLAKMCRANSAILHVPHETLLNVGQVYYV